CATGCCGATACAATGGTTGGTAAATAGTAATTGGgataatttgaattttaaattggTCTATTAACCATTGGATCGGCATAAAATCTACATGATGGCTTGTTAATTAAGTGCAACTATTGCTAGAATATCAAATCCAAATCCTAACCTGACTGATAGAAAGCCCAATACCAAtccaacaaatgaaaaaaagaaaaatcttctaCAATTCTCTAAAAAATGCGATGCCATAGCAACTTGAGAAGAATTcgacaagaaaggaaaaaaaatcaagatccTCTGCTACCGCTACCTGTGTTGCTGCCATGCAATCTCACACAAGTATGGGTAAAATAAcaagttcagatctgctacccacatggagacgggtggggacagatctgaaccctccatgggagTGTGGAACCCACCTTTAGGGTGTAGGACCCATGTTCCATGAAGTGGTcaaatctgtccccacccgtccccatgtgggtagttgaTCCGGAAACCAAAATGACCGCTGCTACCCACTGCCCGAACACCCTCCTGGATAGGGTGTATATAGACGCCCTTCGTGTGCGAGGCTGAAAGCCAACCGCACCAGCAGGtgcagcagaggatccaaatgcCCGAACTGCACCACTGCACATGTCACAGGTGTTGAAGAGGAATTTAATCCCAATAAATGACGGTAATGACTCCCAATTGGACCGAATAACCATTTACAGATTGATTAGCCAAGGATGGACACCCAAACGGTCAGCCCGTTTTAAGTTTAAGCCTTACTGTAATTCATTTTTAGCCCATTTCAAGACCATGGATAACAAAATTAAACCATTTACAGTCAAATTATCAACGACAAGTGGGAATGCTATGCTCGAGGTCGGATTTTGGGTTTGTTACTTCATGGCTCATGCATTTCTGCGCAAAATGAGGAGTGAAATATAAACTTTGAACAGAAGAACAGATCCTAACACTTCCATCAGATACTACTCAGAGCTGCTCTCAGTCTCTCACATTCACATAGAAGATTTTTGGAAACTAATACTATTTATGTAAAAATTTAAGAGAAGCATATGAACTATTCATCCATGCACCCCATCCAATCAATCAATTGGATTTCTTTGCGGAAGCAGTTTGATATGATGAGACGTTGTAGGGTGCAGATGATCGCTTGTCCTCTGCAATCTTGAAGTggatctcatctctttccctGAAATAACTCTCGAATGCCTTTGGAAGAAACCTTGGGATCAGAAACCCAAACAAGTTGATAGAAAAGTAAACAAAGTTCGCCGCCGCCAAAACCTTCCCGAACCAAAACCATACCACATCCTGATCTCAATAAAAACAGTTTCCAAACAACTCAAACCTATGAAGTAATTATGGCATTATTTGCAGATCcaagaattaaaagaaaaaaaaaacaaaaaaaaaaattttttttaaaaattaaataaagagttTCAAGAGGAGAATGAAATTAGTTTTAATTACCACCTTAAGTTCAGCATTTGCGGGTAGTCTCTTATTGAACCAAACGTCGTAGATCCAATCGATGATGACGAAAATCCTCCTCGTCGTATAGAGCAGCGGCACCAGAGCCCTCACAGGTGGAGAAAACAGAGACAACCCACTAATGATGTTCTCAGTGAGGATCTGGAAAGAGAGCAAGAAGAGGTGAGGTGTAGCGGAGCGAACCGCATGGTCGTCTCCTCTGGCGAACCCACCAAGGACGTAAGCCAACGGCAAGAACAGCCCAACTGTGGTCCCCACCACCACGTATAACCTAAACAATCCGCTTCCCTTGATGATCTCCGACGACTCACCCACCATTGTCCTCTTCCCCTGGCCGTCGTGGTGCCGCGAAGGGAAAACCCAGCTTGAAAGAGCTAACAGGTAAGCCGATATAAAAGCTGGGAAGACGAGGTCGAAGAGAGGGACGAGACCGCTCGCTGAGAATACCATGATGAAGCACACCAGTTGTAGCTCTATCACCCGCAGCGACCCCATCACTCCCCattggtgttggtgttggtgttggtgttggtgtaCCCGAGACGGTGGCGGTTTCGTTGGATCGGCAGTGGAAGTTGTGGTCTGGTCATCTACATCCGTCCGAGGTGCCACGGCAAGAGTTACCCCCGAcatctctccctttctcttaaCAATCGAGTCTTATAATAAAGATTCCTGCAATTCGATCTAATGGGCTGGttttcttcttgtctctttTTGTATAATCGGAGATATTAATGAAAAAGATCTAACACACAGAAACAACAGAGATTGAAACATAAACCAATTTCTTGGAGAggtagaagagagaagaaagaactaGAGCGGCCTTTCCAGAGAACTCTTCATTGGGATTTTATATCTTATCTTACAAATCATGGGAGTGATTGTCTGTGTGTTGTCACGGTCAAAGATGAACACTTGACGGAGAGAGACAGGCGAGTGAGAGTGTGACAGACGGAGAGGAAGGTAAATATTTGAATGCTAAAGGGTGTTTTAGTAAATAGAGTCAGATTGTGAGGGACAGTTATGGTCTCGTGAGTCACGGAAGGAGTGGTCGTCGTGGCGTCCTGCCTTGCCAAGTGTCAAGCTTTTAGCCAAAAAGAGCATGTAGAAAGACACGTTAACGAATTTGCAGTGCCGAAGAGATAAGAACCACAAGAGTGCCAAGTGGCGCCTAACATCACTCGTCTTCGACATTCCACCGACCATTTCAAATGCAGGATTAGCTTATTGCTGGAACGGATTCCTATGATGGACGATGCGGTTCACGGAGGTTAAATCGGAGATTTACTGGTTGCCACCAATTGAAAGTCCTTTTTCTTCATTAtacaatttcttagatctattaCATTAAAacaataatggaaaaaaaaatgccaccCGGCCGTGCCATACATGCTGCACTTGTAACTTGACACGGATGTGCGAAATAATCGCTGCATTCTTGGTCATTTTCGAAGTTTCAAGGAATGTAGTAGTCATTTCTTGCACCCATGTGTTAAAGTACAGGGCGGCATACGCTACGTGACCGGATGACATTCTTTTTCTCaaacaataattacaaaataaatagatttaaaaaaaaaattatgtgtaAAACAAATTCAAtcttacttgttttgtaatttattttttatttaatagatCTAGGCAGGAATTGATATGTTTCTATTGGATCGATCAATTTCCAATCCATTAACAAGCTTAAAGCTAATCAGACTATAATTGGGTTATACATTGTcttcaaattatttttcttcatttgtgGAGGGACTTGGTTTTCCGACACCCAAGGTGAAGATAGAGAGTTTAGTATGAAGTCCAAAATCCTTTTAGATTCTCCAAGCATTCTATTTAGGGGTGGAGTTTGGCCATGTCCGCCCGAGTCAAGGCTAAGTCGGGCTAGCGTTAAGGCCTTGGTCTGAGCCCGACCCAACcatgttttcttcttcctcctgttcTTTATTCTTAATCTTCTCTcccagcctggcccaaccctacatctcccttccccctccccatggttAGGGTCAGCCTGGCACAACCCAGTCCAGCCCTGTCTTCTTCctcatgttctttcttcttctttgtggcTCAACCCAGCCCTTAGAACGGGTCAGGGTTAGATTTTTCATGCCTTAAGTAAGAGCTACGTTAGGCTTAGGTAAGGGGACGGTAGGattaggctagggttttataaaacctGACCAAACCCGACCTTTGTTGCAATCCTAATTTCATCCAACCACAATAAAAGTGATGGTGAAGAGATTTTTGGTTCACCTTGAATAAAGAAAATGGAAACATTCACAAAAAATTGGTGGGCCTCAGTAAAGTTCAATGCATGTATCTCACATAAAAACATTATTTCATAACAGCAATGGTACAATTTTCGTAAATCTAAGCAAAAAATAATGTATATATAATACttattgtttaatttttttattttttaacaaaattaatttttttaatgttattttaagtttttatgtcatttaaaattttatgtttCATTTTAGTATGGAAAATGCTTTTTACTCCAACAGCTACCACATAGAGTCTGAGCTTTGGAGTAATACATCATGTAAATAGAATTATTATTCTCTTATAGTACAAAGTATTTGGAATGCCCTCAACCTCGtgattgtaatttttcttttaattcctcAAAAAGATGGTGTGAGACAAATCAAAGAACCCTCGCCTTTTTAGTATAATTTCATTTTAgcttttttattattcttttagtataattaaattttatttggtcTGTATTAAGAAAGTAGAGAGACAGCAAATTATGAAAACTCATGTGTTGGCTAATTTAGCAGAATTAAACAGATGCAGGGAAATGCTCTAATTAACATTGTTAACCTTTATCATTTCTAGTTTGctaataaatattattttttaatcaaaatatataataataataaagttaGGGTTGCACATATTTCCAAATTTCACCCGAGTCAATCCCATTAATCCGTATACTAAACCGTGGGCgggagagggcgggaatgggtattgggagggtattttggaacatactaaaaccctaggagaggTTTGGGAACCcgaagatggtgggtgaaccgtcctctatgggtagaggaaaactttctccaataaGAAAAGACAAATTTTTATCCTAAGAATTTGAGTTGCAAGTTCATATTGTGTTTTTAACATCCACCAATACACTGTTATGGGTTGAAGATCCCACAAATTGCATGCTTACAAATGGTAGGAAAGTTTGCACTAATCCATCTAAGATATGTTTAAAGAAAAGGTGGAGGCAAAGGAAGCACTGTTTTCAAAATTAGAATCAGTTAGGTCGAATCGGCCAATTCAGATTGGAATCATCTATGATCGATCTAACTGATTCTGGGTGATTCTAGTTGATTCCGATCGATTCTCATCAATTACACTAGCACCTCTATGtttatctctcctcctcacatgaaatgatttcaaaatatataataataataaagttagggttttagtattACTATATACCGTATACTAAAACCGTGGGTGTTTTTAGTGTAATGCGATTAAAGATTAAATAAAGACCCATCGATCATATCATCATATGGGCTTTAGTCTGGTCCATGCAATCTGAGACCGAGCTACTTCATTGGAGCTTGGACTAGGTTAGCACTGGGCCCGGCTTGGGCCTTGAACATGGGCGAagccaaaatgacccattttcgCACTCTTGGAAAGCTCACCCGATAGTACGGTACACGGAGACCAAAGAACCTCCAATAGTCTGGTCGGCGTGGGTCGGACGCATAAACAAACAACACTCCCCCCCTCGAAAAACCCAATTAGCGCCTCTCAAACAGtgacgtc
The nucleotide sequence above comes from Telopea speciosissima isolate NSW1024214 ecotype Mountain lineage chromosome 3, Tspe_v1, whole genome shotgun sequence. Encoded proteins:
- the LOC122653920 gene encoding uncharacterized protein LOC122653920, encoding MSGVTLAVAPRTDVDDQTTTSTADPTKPPPSRVHQHQHQHQHQWGVMGSLRVIELQLVCFIMVFSASGLVPLFDLVFPAFISAYLLALSSWVFPSRHHDGQGKRTMVGESSEIIKGSGLFRLYVVVGTTVGLFLPLAYVLGGFARGDDHAVRSATPHLFLLSFQILTENIISGLSLFSPPVRALVPLLYTTRRIFVIIDWIYDVWFNKRLPANAELKDVVWFWFGKVLAAANFVYFSINLFGFLIPRFLPKAFESYFRERDEIHFKIAEDKRSSAPYNVSSYQTASAKKSN